TTTATATGGATTCTTCAAAATTAGAAAAAGAAATAGGAGTTGAGTTTAAAAATAAAAATTTACTCAAAGAGGCATTAACCCATCGCTCCTATCTTAATGAAAATCCCAGTTGGGGACAGCACAATGAACGGATGGAATTTTTGGGCGATTCGGTTTTGGAATTAATCACTTCAGATTTTCTTTACAAAAAATATCCCGGCCGGAACGAAGGGGATCTTACTGTTTTACGGGCCGCTTTGATAAATTATCAGATGCTGGCTCAGGTGGCCCGGGAAATTGATTTGGAAAATTACATTCTTCTTTCAAAAGGCGAAGCCAAGGACACGGGCAAGGGCCGGGAGGCGATTTTGGCTGACGCTTTTGAAGCGCTTCTGGCGGCTATTTATTTGGACCGGGGGTATGAAATCGCCGAAGGTTTTATTCTTAAGTTTTTATTGCCTCATCTTGAGGAAATTGAGAAAAAACAGCTTTACCGAGACCCCAAAAGTTTTCTTCAGGAAATGATTCAGGAACAATCCAAGGTAACTCCGACTTATCAGGTTTTAGAAGAAAGCGGGCCGGATCATCAGAAGATTTTTCGGGTCGGGGTTTACGTCAACGAGAAATTAATTGCCGAGGGCAAGGGTTTATCTAAGCAGGAAGCGGAGGTTAATGCCGCCGGCCAGGCGTTATCCTCGCTGTAGCTTGCGGTTGCAAGCGCCGGGTTTTATTTTCCTCGGTTTTTGTTTATAATAAAAAATAGATTTAAGTTTTAAAATATGAATTATATCCCTCTTTCTATTTTATTAGTAATAGTATCAGTTCTTATTTGGTTATTTTTGGCTCGCAAAGCGAGACAAAAATCAGCCGGCCATTCCGTTCCCCAACAACGATCCGTGCTTTTGTTGAAATTTCCCAAGGAGGAAAAAACGGAAAAAAATTTCAAAGATGAAATCGGGCTTTCTGAAAAATTTTTCAATTTATTGAGTAATTTTGAAAACTCGGTTATTTTTGAGGTTGCCGTTCATCACGTCGGCGAGGAAATACATTTTTATCTGATTGGCGACAAAAAAACGCTTAATTTTGTCGGCCGCCGGATTAGGTTGTTATGGCCCGGCGTCCAGTTGAATCTGGTTGAAGATTATGACATTTTTAATCCCCAGGGTTTCAACGAAGGGGCTTATCTGAAATTAGCCCATGAATTTTCATTGCCCATAAGAACTTATGAAGAATCAGACGCCGATACCTTTGCCCCGATTTTGGCGGTATTAGCCCGGTTGGAAGAAATAGGCGAAGGATCAGCTTTGCAAATAATTTTTAAGCCGGCGCCGAAATCAATCCGCCGGAAAATCGCCAATAAGAAAAAAATCGCCAGCCCCTTGTTTGAAGTCAATTTGCGTTTGGTGGTTTCGGCCGGAAGCCAGTTCCGGGCAAAAGAAATTTTTGAAAATTTAATCAACATTTTTTCGCGATTTTCCACCCTTAGTGAAAATGAACTGAAAGTGGTTAAGCCCAAAAATATTAAAAGATTTCATTTTGATTTTTCTTTCAGGGAATTTGACGAAGAACAGGCGATGATTTTAAACAGCGGAGAATTGGCCAGTATTTTCCATTTTCCAACCAGCTTTATGATTACGCCGAGAATCAAATGGTTGAAGTCAAAAGAAGCCAAATCGCCGGCTGGCATTTCAAATCGTGGCATTATTCTCGGCGAGAATGTTTTTCAGGGCCGGGTCCAGCCGGTTTATCTGGATTATCCAGACCGGGCGTATCATTTGGAAGTTATCGGGCAGGCCGGCACCGGCAAATCAACTTCTGTAATCAATATGGCTATTCAGGATATCAAACAGGGGAAAGGAGTGGCGATCATTGATCCCGAAGGCGACATTATCCAGGGGGTGGTCGGAAATATTCCCAAAGAACGCAAAGCAGATGTCATTTATTTTGACCCCACGAATATTCTGTACCCCTTCGGCTTGAATTTATTGGAATTCAATCCCGATAATCCTGAAGAAAAGAACTTTGTTATTGAAGAGACCTATGGCATTTTTCAGAAACTTTTTGCCAAGGAGGCGATGGGCCCGATGTTTGAAAAATATCTCAAAAATAGTTTGCGGCTTTTATTGAACGGCATTCAAGCCGAACCCGCTACCTTGCTTGATATTCCCCGGATTTTTACCGATTATGCTTTTCGTCAGAAAAAAATTCAACAAGCGGCAGATGCCGGTTTGACTGAATTCTGGAAAAACGAAGCGGCGCTTCACGAAATAACTCCGTTTATAACTTCAAAATTCAACAATCTTATCGCCAACGATTATCTCCGTCCGATTATCGGACAAACTAATTCAGCTTTCAATTTCCGTAAGGCCATGGACGCCGGGAAAATAATTTTAATAAATTTGGCCAAGAGTCGGCTGGGGGATATCAACGCCGATCTCTTGGGGATGATATTTGTTGAAAAAATATCCTTGGCGGCATTTTCGCGCATTGACCAGATTGAAGAGCGGCGCCGGCCCTTCTATCTGTATCTGGACGAATTTCACAATTATATTACCGATTCCTTGGCGGTTTCTCTCGCTTCGGTTTTCAAATATGGTTTGCATTTAAACGTTATTCACCGCTCAACCGACGAGCTTTCGCCGGCCCTTCTTAATTTGGTGAATAATTTCGGTTCTATTATTGTTTTCCGGGTCGGGCTGGATGATGCCCGGGTTTTAGCGGATAAATTTGAGCCGGATTTTTCCGTTAACGATTTAATCAATTTGGATAATTTTAACGCTTACAGCCGTATTCTTATAAAAGGAAATTTGTCCAAACCTTTTAATGTCAGGGTTTTGCTTCCGCCGGCGGCTGATTCGGTTTTAACCCAGGAGATTAAAAAATTGAGTCAAATCGTTTATAATCAAAATCGTCAGAAAGTGGAAATGGAAATTTATGAAAAAAGATCTTCTTCTCGTTAGTTTAATAGGTTTTTTCGCGGGCTGGCTGATTTTGCCGGTCGCCGCCAATCTTGGAATAAAAATCAGTCCCGCGCTGATTTTATTTTCAGTTTTCGGCTTTTCCGTTTTAGCCCCCATAATTTTGGCTGTTATTTTTTACTTCAGCCGGTTTTGGCCGGGCCTGCGTCAGTTCGGGAAATTTTGCGCGGTGGGCGTTCTCAATACCTTTTTGGGGTTCAGCGTTTTGAATTTATTGATGCATTTTACGGGCATCACCCGGGGTCTTTTCTATAGTTTGTTCCTGGTGGCAGCTTTTTTTGTGTCTGCCACCAACAGCTATTTCTGGAATAAATTCTGGTCTTTCCAGAGCCGGACCGCGGCCAGTCCGTCTGAGTTTTCCCGTTTTCTTTTCTTTACCTTTATCGGTCTTTTAATAAATAATACCGTTGCTTCTTTTTTGAATAACGTGATAGGGCCGTTAGGCGGTATCAGTCCTATTATCTGGGCTAATATTTCAGCAGTCGTGGCAATCGCTTTTTCTTTTCTGTGGAATTTTTTCAGCTACCGTTTCCTGATTTTTAAGAAGCCCCAAGCTCAAATTAAACAATAAATAAAATGAAACCATTTTTATCAGTTATTATTCCCGCCTACAACGAAGCCAATCGTTTGCCTCTGACTTTAGTTGACGTCAGCAAACGCCTTTCGTCGGTTGATTACGATTATGAAGTTATCGTGGTTGATGACGGTTCCCGTGACGCCACTGTGGAGGTTGCCAAAAGATTTTGTCATCTTATGAAAAACCTTCGGGTGATTGGAAACAAAGAAAATCACGGTAAGGGCTGGGTGGTTAGGCAGGGGATGCTTGAAGCCAGGGGACAGTGGCGGCTTTTTATGGACGCTGATAACGCCACTTCGGCGGACCAATTCAGCAAAATGATTCCTTATCTTTCCGATTATCAGATAATTATCGGCTCCCGCGACATCAAAGGCGCAAAACTGGTGCCGCCCCAGCCGTTTTATCGGCGCTGGCTGGGAAATGCCGGCA
The bacterium genome window above contains:
- a CDS encoding glycosyltransferase family 2 protein, coding for MKPFLSVIIPAYNEANRLPLTLVDVSKRLSSVDYDYEVIVVDDGSRDATVEVAKRFCHLMKNLRVIGNKENHGKGWVVRQGMLEARGQWRLFMDADNATSADQFSKMIPYLSDYQIIIGSRDIKGAKLVPPQPFYRRWLGNAGNLIIQLLLLPGIWDTQCGFKCFSEEATLKIFPLLKTNRWAFDIETLALGKELGYKIKEIPVVWVNDFRSKVKASAYLQVLWETQKIRWWLWLGKYNLRNKNL
- a CDS encoding GtrA family protein encodes the protein MKKDLLLVSLIGFFAGWLILPVAANLGIKISPALILFSVFGFSVLAPIILAVIFYFSRFWPGLRQFGKFCAVGVLNTFLGFSVLNLLMHFTGITRGLFYSLFLVAAFFVSATNSYFWNKFWSFQSRTAASPSEFSRFLFFTFIGLLINNTVASFLNNVIGPLGGISPIIWANISAVVAIAFSFLWNFFSYRFLIFKKPQAQIKQ
- the rnc gene encoding ribonuclease III, whose translation is MDSSKLEKEIGVEFKNKNLLKEALTHRSYLNENPSWGQHNERMEFLGDSVLELITSDFLYKKYPGRNEGDLTVLRAALINYQMLAQVAREIDLENYILLSKGEAKDTGKGREAILADAFEALLAAIYLDRGYEIAEGFILKFLLPHLEEIEKKQLYRDPKSFLQEMIQEQSKVTPTYQVLEESGPDHQKIFRVGVYVNEKLIAEGKGLSKQEAEVNAAGQALSSL